The Insulibacter thermoxylanivorax region CGCGGGCGAAACGGCCGGACTGGATATCCTCGAGGACGCGCTTCATCTCCTGCTTGGTCTCATCGGTGATGATGCGCGGGCCGGTGACGTAATCGCCGTACTCAGCCGTGTTGGAGATGGAGTCGCGCATCGCGGCCAGACCGCCTTCGTAGATCAGGTCGACGATCAGTTTCATCTCGTGCAGGCACTCGAAGTATGCCATCTCCGGCGCATAACCGGCTTCCACCAGCGTTTCGAATCCGGCCTTGATCAGCGCGCTTACGCCGCCGCAGAGCACCGCTTGCTCGCCGAACAAGTCGGTTTCCGTCTCTTCCTTGAAGGTGGTCTCGATGACTCCCGCACGTGTGCAGCCGATCCCTTTCGCATAAGCGAGACCGATCGCTTGCGCATTGCCGGTAGCATCCTGATGAACAGCGATCAACCCGGGAACGCCGAAGCCTTCTACATAGGTGCGGCGCACGAGATGCCCCGGCGACTTCGGAGCCACCAGCAGCACATCGGTATCCGCCGGCGGAACGATCTGTCCATAATGGATGTTGAAGCCGTGGGAGAACATGAGCGCAGCGCCTTGTTTCATATTCGGCTTGATCTCTTCATTGTATACCTTCGCCTGTGTCTCGTCCGGCATAAGGATCTGGATAACATCGGCTTGTTTCGCGGCCTCTGCTACCGTGTAGACCTCGAAACCGTCGTTTTTCGCCTTCTCCCAAGAACGGCCCTGACGCAAGCCGATGATGACTTTCAGGCCGCTGTCGCGCAGGTTCTGTGCTTGCGCATGGCCTTGGCTGCCGTAACCGATGACGGCGATGGTTTTGCCTTGAAGTACGCTGAGATCTGCATCTTGTTCATAGAAGATTTTTGCTGCCATGAATAATTGCCTCCTTTAGTCATTTAGGACTTTAATGTAAGTGAGTTATAGGGTAGAGAAACACCGCATAAAGAGGTTTCTCTCCAGTGCCTGTTCACTATGAACCATGTTGGTGGGAACCTTAGGACGGATTAGGAACGAACGCCGTCAGGGCTGCTGCTTGCGGATCATGCCGCGCGTCATCGCCGTGACACCTGTGCGCGTCAGCTCCTTGATGCCATAAGGTTTTAATAATTCTACCATTGCATCTATCTTATCAGAGTCGCCGACAACTTGCACGATCAAAGTGTTCGGCCCCACATCGACGACGGATGCCCGGAACGTATCCACCACACCCAAGATCTCTGGACGTTCAGCCGGCTCCGCGCCTACTTTGATCAAAGCAAGCTCGCGAGCAACCATCGGGCTGGCGCTGAGATCAACGACCTTGGCTACATCGATGAGCTTATACAGCTGCTTGGAGACCTGCTCCATCGTCTTCTCATCGCCCCGCGTGACGATGATCATGCGGGATAAACCCGGTTCTTCCGATGAGCCTACGGTGATGCTCTCGATATTGAAACCGCGCCGGCCGAACAATCCGGCCACCCGCTGCAGGACACCCGGCTGGTCATTCACTAGGACGGATATCACATGCCTTCTCATTCGCTATCCCCCATTATCATCTCATCTAAGGTGCAGCCTTGCTGAACCATCGGATAGACGTTCTCCATCTTCGAGACGACAAAGTCGATCAGCACCGGGCCGGGATGATTCAAGGCTTCCTGCCATGCTGCCCGCGCCTCCTCCTTGGTCGTGGCGCGCAGTCCCTTCACCCCGTATGCTTCCGCCAGCTTCACGAAGTCCGGGCTGCCGGATAGGTCGATATGGCTGTAGCGGCTGTCATAGATCAGCTCCTGCCACTGGCGCACCATACCCAGCACCTGGTTGTTGATGACGACGATCTTCACCGGGATGTTATTGATCGCGCAGACTGCCAGTTCCTGAGCACACATCTGCATTCCGCCGTCGCCGTTGATGGAGATGACGAGTTTGTCCGGATGCGCCATCTGCACGCCGATCGCCGACGGGAATCCGAAGCCCATCGTCCCAAGGCCGCCTGAGGTGATCAGGGAACGCGGGTTCTTGAACTTATAGTACTGCGCCACCCACATCTGATGCTGGCCGACGTCCGTCGTGATGAAGGCTTCCCCGTTCGTCGTCTCACTGATCATCTCGATGACCCACTGCGGCTTCAACTCATCGTCAGAATCTTTGTACCTGAGCGGGTATTGCTCTTTCATCTCCTGGATCTGCTTGATCCATTCCTCGGACTGAGCCGGTCTGGCCTTCGTGTTCGCTTCCTTCAATGCTTCCTTCACATCGCTGACGACGGGGATATCGACGGGCACATTCTTGCCGATCTCCGCCGGATCGATATCGATATGAGCGATCTTCGCACGGGGTGCGAAGCCTTCGAGCTTCATCGTCACCCGGTCATCGAAGCGCGCACCGATGCTGATGAGCAGATCTGCGTTCTGCAAAGCATAGTTCGCCGTCTTCGTGCCGTGCATGCCCGGCATGCCCATCCAAAGTTCATGCCCGCTGGGGAATCCGCCCAAACCGAGCAAGGTCGTCGTCACCGGGATGCGCGTCTTCTCCGCGAACTCGATCAGTTCGGCTGAAGCGTCGGCATAGACGACGCCTCCCCCGGCCAGGATTACCGGCTGCTTCGCTTCCTCGATGGCTGCGAGCAATTTGTCGACTTGCAATTTGTTCGGATACAGCGTCGGCTTGTAGGTAGGAAGGCTGATCGTCTCTGGATATTCGAATCTCGTCACTTGGTTCGATACATCCTTCGGGATATCGATTAACACGGGACCCTTGCGTCCAGTGCTCGCGATATGGAAGGCTTCGCGAATCGTGCGTGCCAAGTCCTTGACATCGCGGACCAGGTAGCTGTGCTTCGTGATCGGCATGGTGATGCCGATGATATCGGCTTCTTGGAAAGCATCGGAACCGATCAGAGAAGTAGCTACGTTGCCGGTGATGCAGACGAGCGGCACGGAATCCATGTATGCTGTAGCAATCCCCGTGACCAGGTTCGTCGCCCCCGGACCGGATGTTGCGATGCAAACGCCCACCTTGCCTGTGGAACGGGCATAGCCGTCCGCCGCATGGATGGCTCCTTGTTCGTGGCGCGTCAGCAGATGCTTGAAGTCCGGATTGCCGTACATCGCATCATAGATATAGAGCACCGCACCTCCCGGGTATCCGAACACGCACTCGACACCTTCCAGTAATAAGGTGCGGAGCAGAATCTCGGATCCGGTGATCTCATCGGGTTTAAGCAGCCGCTGACGCAGTTCATCCTTCGACTCACTTGAAGCAATAACATTCTGTATGCTCATCTTATCCTTCCTCCTTCATCATATAATGGAATGCAGCCATACTGCATAGCCGGCGTTTCACAGTATGGGTCATGCATGTGCAAATATGGCAAAAAAACCCCTTCCATCCCAAATGATTAGGGACGAAAGGGGTTCATCTTCCGTGGTACCACCCTGATTCACCGCATGTTTCGCAACACGCAGCCTCAGCAGGTGCAACTCCTGCACCCTAGCGCATATAACGCGCGCCACCCGGTTTCCCCTAATGAGTCTATGCAGACCGTTCAGGAAAACAGCTCCGAGGTGACATCGTCATAAGGGATTAAGGCATCGGTCTCAGCTGATCCTCTGCTCTCTGTTCTTAATTGCCCTTATAACTTTATCCTCTTCACAGCCGATTGATGATCGTTATGATGATGTTTAACGCATATTATATGCCACGGAATAAATAATAGTCAATACCTTTTTGAAAATTGCCCTGCATCGGCTTGGATTAGGCGTTCACTTTCTCCTTAGCAATGCCCGCCAGCTGGGAGAATGCCTGAGCATCATTGACAGCCAGGTCAGCCAGCATCTTGCGGTTGATCTCGATGCCGGCAAGTTTCAGACCATGCATCATCTTGCTGTATGTGAGACCGTTGTTGCGAGCTGCCGCATTGATGCGCACGATCCACAGATTGCGGAAATTGCGCTTTCTCTGACGGCGGTCACGATATGCGTAGGAGAAGGATTTTAACAGCTGTTCGTTCGCCTTTTTGAATAATCTATGTTTTGCACCGTAGTATCCTTTCGCCAGTTTCAATACTCTCTTGCGTCTACGGCGAGTCACGTATCCGCCTTTAACTCTTACCATTGTAGTGCTACCTCCTCTGGTCGATTATCGAATTATTTCACGTAAGTGATCAGTTGTGCAATGCGCTTCGCATCGCCCTTCGACATGATGACGCTGCCGCGAAGCTTTCTCTTCCGGCTTGGAGTCTTCGCTTCCAACAAGTGTCTTCTATATGCACGGTTTCTTCTGACCTTACCTGTGCCGGTCTTGCTGAACCGCTTAGCCGCACCGCGGTGTGTTTTCATCTTAGGCATGATTGATTCTCCTCCAGTCATAGTTATATTACGGTTACTTCGTTTCCTTCGGCGCTAAGATCATAATCATGCTGCGGCCTTCCAGTTTGGGATGGCGTTCAACGACACCGAGTTCGCTGGCCATTTGCGCTGCGCGCTCGAGCACCTTCTTGCCAAGATCCGCATGCGTAATCTCCCGGCCGCGAAAACGAACCGAGCATTTTACCTTGTCGCCCTCTCGCAGGAACTTCAGAACATTGCGCATCTTCGTCTGGAAGTCATGTTCCTCGATGTTGGCGCTGAAGTTGACTTCCTTAACCTTCACGACACGCTGATTCTTGCGCGCTTCCTTCTCTCTCTTCTGTGACTCATAGCGGAATTTGCCATAGTCCATAATGCGGCACACAGGCGGCTTGGCCTGAGGAGCCACAGCGACGAGATCCAAGTTTTGGTCCATGGCCATCTGAAGCGCTTCACGCAAAGGCTTGATCCCAATCTGTTCACCGTCAGCTCCGATTAATCGCACCTCACGGGCGCGAATATCGTGATTAATCAAATGATCTCTACTGATAGTTTGCCACCTCCAAAGGAAAACTGTTCCCGGATGATCCGGGCGAATTCACCGTGATAAGTCCATCCGCATATACCATAAAAGGGTGCGAGCTTCAGCCCACACCCTCAATTGGTCATCCCTCATCCACACTAGACCTGAGAAGACAGCAACGGTCTAACGCGGAATCCTTGTGCCAATGGACCAGCCGACTCAAGCGTCGGTCAGGTGAGAAGCGGGCGCTTCTGCTTCGTACACGGCTATTCCACTCGATGATCATACCATGCTGAGACACTTCTTGTCAACACAAGATTGCACTGTCCGCCGGATCGTTCATAAATCATGTTAACACGGCGTTGATCCTGTTTTGACGGTTCTCTGTTATTGTATTGTTAGTGCATATGAAAAACAGGATGCAATTTCTCCGCGTTCAGTGTAAAATTCATCATGGGGGGATATGCTATGAGCCGTGTTGTATTATGGTTGCATCAGAAAGAACTTCGGCTTTTTTTCTATATTAATCATAAATTGCAACACTCGATATTACAATATATTCTGAACATCCTGACGCATCTGGGCGGGGCTGTCTTCACCATCGCCGCCACGCTCAGCATCGCGCTGTTTACAGAGGGCAATCTCAGCAAGACAGGCTGGCAGGCCTTTGCAGCGCTTGCGCTCAGCCATGTGCCCGTAGCCTTGATCAAGCGCATCTACCCGAGACTGCGGCCGTACCTGGTCCTGCCCCATACGAATATAGGGAAACAACTGCTCAAAGATCATTCCTTCCCTTCAGGGCATACGACGGCGGCCTTTGCCAGTATGACGCCGTTCGTGCTGGCCTATCCGCCGGCCGGCTTCATCTTGATTCCGATGGCTTTCATCGTTGCGTTCTCGCGGATCTATCTGGGTCTTCATTATCCATCTGACTGCGCAGCCGGGATGATCATCGGCACAAGTGCAGGATATCTATGCGCTGCATTCATGTAACGCAGCCATAGCGCAAGAGCGGTTTCGTCATGTACGATATAGAGAAGGAGTATTAAGAGAAGGAGTATTATAAGCAAAGGATGCGTGGACCCATTGAGGAAAAGAAGAGTTCTGCTTCTGTCGGAAGGGTTCGGCACCGGCCATACCCGTGCGGCACATGCCATCTCGAAAGGAATCAGCACCTTATCCCCAGACATCATCACGAAGGTGTTGGAGCTCGGTGCATTCCTGCACCCGACGATCGCACCGATGATCTTTAAAGCCTATCGCAAGACGGTTATCAATCGACCTAAGCTGTACAGTTTGCTGTATCGATCACAATATAACAAATCCTTAAATCGCGTTGCGCAGCTCGCTCTGCACCGGATCTTCTACGCGCAGACGGCAAACGTGATCGAGCAGCTGCGGCCGGATGTCGTGATCTCGACCCATCCGTTCCCGAGCACCGTCATCTCCCGCCTGAAGCGGATCGGTCTCAAGATCCCGCTCTGCACGGTGATCACCGACTACGATGCCCATGGGACTTGGATGAGTTCCGGTACGAACCTGTATCTGGTTTCAACTGCCGATGTACGGGATAAGCTGATCGCCAAGGGTGTGGCCAAGCAGAAGATCGAAGTGACCGGCATCCCGGTTCATCCGGACTTCTGGTACAAGCATAATCGGAAAGAGCTGCTCGTAGAACTGAATCTCCGGGATCTGCCCACGGTGCTCGTGATGGGCGGCGGCTGGGGGATCATGAGCAGCGTCGAGATGTTGGAGTATATGGTGAAGTGGCGGGAGCAAGTCCAATTCATCCTCTGTCTCGGCGACAATGAGAAGGCTCGGGAAGAACTTCTTGAGAACCCCGTTTTCCGTCATCCGAACATCCATGTGCTGGGGTATACGAATCAGGTCCACAAGCTCATGGATGTCGCCGACCTGCTCGTAACCAAACCCGGCGGGATGACGAGCACCGAGGCGATGGCGAAGAAACTGCCGATGCTGTTCTATGATGCCATCCCCGGTCAGGAAGAGGAGAATCTGCAATATTTCATCAAGAACGGCATTGCGGAGATGATCGATGGTCAGGAGACCATCGCCAAGTGGCTGAACATGCTCGTCTCCGACAAGGAGGAATACGAGCATAGACGCCGGATCTTCGAAAGCAGCGTGAATGCTTACCGACCGCAGCGATGCGTCGAGAGAATCCTGCAGTTTCTGGACGATGCGATAGAAGCGGATCGAACCCGCGCCAATGCATAGCCGCTGATCAAGCCGGCGTTGCATCGGCGTTTTTGTTTTATAAAGACCTATTGATTGATTATCTTAATCTTGCTCATCTTGCCGCCTGATCCTCTTCCCAAGCGGCCCGGACCTGCTCCTCGTAGGTTGCGACCGCCTCGCTGCCGACGAGCACGCGGCAGTGGTAGATCGGCATCCCTTGGCCGACGAATTTGGCTTCGTATTCGGTCATGACATGACCTTGCGGGGTACCGTCGCGATGCAGATCGAAGGTGATCTCAACGGTGCGCAGGCCGAGGTCTGCGAAGCTGTTCAGCGAGAATTCAAACAGGGACACCGAGTCGGTGCGCAGATAGATCTCGCCCCGTTCGTTCAGGATCTCGATGAATTTGCGCAGGAAGCGCGGATGGGTCAGCCGCCGCTTCGCATGCCGCTTCTTCGGCCAGGGATCGCTGAAGTTTAAGTAGATGCGCTCTACCTCACCCGGCGCAAACAGCTCCTCGATATGTTCGATGTTGAACAGGACAAGGGACAGGTTGTCCGGTTCTCCCCGCCCGTATTGCTCATGAACTTCATAGGCTTTTTCGCCGCTGCGGCGCAGCAGTTCATCGTAGCGGTCGATGCCGATATAGTGGATCTCCGGATGCCGGGCGCTCATCTCGCTGATGAAGCCGCCCTTGCCCATGCCGAACTCGGCATGGATCGGCTTGCCCTTCGCCCGTTCCTGCCATTTCCCCCGCAGCTTGCGGCCTTCCAAGATGATCAGTTGATCATGCTCTTGCAGCCATTCTTTGGTCCCTTTTTTACGTCTAAGTCGCATATGCTGTCTGCCTCCGTTGTCAACAGTGTCATTCACGTATTATAGTTGATTCTCTTCGTAGATGCCAAGTCCGCTTTTACTCTTGCCGATGACGCATCGCTGAATCATCAGTGAATTGGTGATTTAAGGATGTATTTGTCGATGATTCACCTTCGCCTGTCACTTCTGCTACAATAAAGGTTACAATAAAGAATGATGATTAATCTATAGGTGAGGAGTTTCACGAACCATGCAGATGATCCAAGACAAGCCCCGAACATGGGGAGATAAACGATTCCATACATGGAACTATGAGATGAGGGAGCAGTTCGGCGAGAAGGTGTTCAAGGTGATGCTTGACGCCGGTTTCACCTGTCCGAACCGGGACGGTACGATCGCCATCGGCGGCTGCACCTTCTGCAGCGCCAGGGGTTCGGGAGACTTCGCAGGGCGGCGGAAGGACGACCTCGTCACCCAGTTCAATACGATCCGCGACCGCCAGCATAAGAAATGGCCGAAAGCCAAGTATATCGGATACTTCCAAGCGTATACGAACACCTATGCACCCGTAGAGGTGCTGCGTGAATATTACGAAGTGATCTTGCAGCAGCCCGGCGTAGTCGGGTTGTCGATCGCGACGCGGCCGGATTGCCTGCCCGATGATGTGGTAGAATATCTGGCCGAGCTGAATGAGCGCACCTATCTCTGGGTGGAGCTGGGCCTGCAGACGATCCATGAGCGTACTTCACAGCTTATCAACCGCGCCCATGATACGGACTGTTATTATGAAGCCGTCGAGAAGCTGCGCAAACACAACATCCGCATCTGTTCGCATATCATCTACGGCCTGCCTCTAGAGACCCACGAGATGATGATGGAGACCTGCCGCGCCGTTGCCAATATGGATGTGCAGGGGATCAAGATCCATCTGCTTCATCTTATGCGCAAGACCCCGATGGTCAAACAATACGAGGCAGGGCTGGTGCGCTTCCTCGAGATGGATGAATACATCAAGTTAGTGGTCGATTCCCTGGAGATCCTGCCGCCGGATATGATCGTCCATCGCTTGACCGGCGACGCGCCGCGGGACCTGCTCATCGGTCCGATGTGGAGTCTCCGTAAGTGGGAAGTGCTGAATGCCATCGACCGCGAACTCGAGCGGCGCAACTCGTGGCAGGGCAAGTTCTGGAGGGGGGATCAGTGAGGGGATTCGCGGAGAGCCGTCCGATCCCGCAGACGCTCAGCCCACAGCCCAATCTCACACAGCATCAGCAGCTTGGGATGGAGGATACAGGATGGGATTCACATCAGTACTAGGCTATGCTCACCAGCTCGTGCGGGAGCGTGTCCAGCCGGGGGATCGGGTCATCGACGCGACGATCGGCAACGGTCATGATACGGTCTTCCTCGCTGAATTAGTCGGCACGCGGGGGGCGGTGTACGGCTTCGATATCCAGGAAGCGGCGGTCGCCGGCACGATTGCCGCCTTCGAGCGCCGCCAAGCCGCCCGCGATCATGTCTCGCTCATCTTGGACAGCCATGCGAATATGGCAGCGCATATCCCCGCTTCTGAACACGGGAAAATCGCTGCGGTGATGTTCAATCTCGGCTTCCTGCCCGGAGGGGATCCCTCCGTGATCACCGAGACGGCATCCACGCTCGCCGCTCTGCGCCAAGCGCTGTCCCTGCTTCGGCCGCGCGGCATCATCACCGCGGTGCTATACCCTGGACATCCAGGCGGCGATGTGGAAACGAAGCATGTGGAAACCTGGGCAGCGGGGCTTTCGCCGGCGGAAGTGCAGGTGCTTCTCTACCGCTTCGCGAATAAGCCGCAGGCTCCCTATCTTGTCGCCCTTGAGAAACGAAACCATCCCCATGATTCGTCTAGCTGACGGACCATGGGGATGGTCTTTTATTTTTACTATACCTTCACTTTCTTACGATTGGTCCTGCTCGCGGTGATCCCGAGCAAGATGCACAGCAAGGCAAGGAGCAAAGTGATACAAGCCGTCACCGCAAAATGCTCATGCGCCGCGCCCAATGCCACGAAATCCACACTGTACTCCCCAAGCTTGTAGGGAGAATAGATCCAGAAGCTTCCGATGGCGGCGTCGATCAGCCCACCGGCGACGATGACGATCAACGAGATCGCCGTCGCCGCCCCCGTGCTGAAGGCCGCGCTCATACAGAGTGCAAAGGCCAGTACGAAGCTTAGCCAGAGGAGATAGCCGCCCAGCATATACAGCGCATCCAGCAGAGGGATCTCCCCGTATAAGATCGACGTGTAATAGATGCTGCCGCCGTAACCCAGCAGGGCGCATAGAGCGCCGATCAGCAGCACGGCAGTATATTTGCTGAGAAAGTATGCTGCGAATTGCAGCGGCCGCGTATAGATCATGACCGCGGTGCCGTTCTGCCGCTCACGGCTGACGGCGCCGGCTGTCACCGCCGTGAGCACCGCAAGCCCGATCAGTTGAAACTGCCCCGTCGATGCCCTCAGCAGATCGGCGGGAGCAAGTTCGGGCATGACAAGTTCGAAGCCCTCAGGCAGATTGCCGACGGAGGCCAGGATCTCATCCATGTAGTAATTGACGAGGGGATCCGAGATCCCGAGTGCCAAGAAGACCAGCGGCATCCACAGCAGTTTATAGCTGCGCGCCGCTTCCAGAAGTTCTTTGCGCAGCAGGATCAGATATTGGTTCATGACCTTGTTCATGATCGCTTGGCCACCTTCATGAAGATGTGTTCCAAACTCGCCGCCTGCTTCTCAATCTTCGAAACCTCGAAGGGCAGCGATGATGCGTATTGCAAAATGTCGCGCATGGCCGGCCCGCCGTCCTCCCGCTTGATGATGATCTTCGCCCCCTCAACCTGTACAGCAAACGGAGCAGAGGCTGCAAAGGCTTCCGCCTGTTCCGGCGCCTCCACATGAATAAGCACAATATCATCTGCATACCGCCGCTTCATCTCCTCCAAGGATCCCTGC contains the following coding sequences:
- the rplT gene encoding 50S ribosomal protein L20, with protein sequence MVRVKGGYVTRRRRKRVLKLAKGYYGAKHRLFKKANEQLLKSFSYAYRDRRQRKRNFRNLWIVRINAAARNNGLTYSKMMHGLKLAGIEINRKMLADLAVNDAQAFSQLAGIAKEKVNA
- the trmB gene encoding tRNA (guanosine(46)-N7)-methyltransferase TrmB; the protein is MRLRRKKGTKEWLQEHDQLIILEGRKLRGKWQERAKGKPIHAEFGMGKGGFISEMSARHPEIHYIGIDRYDELLRRSGEKAYEVHEQYGRGEPDNLSLVLFNIEHIEELFAPGEVERIYLNFSDPWPKKRHAKRRLTHPRFLRKFIEILNERGEIYLRTDSVSLFEFSLNSFADLGLRTVEITFDLHRDGTPQGHVMTEYEAKFVGQGMPIYHCRVLVGSEAVATYEEQVRAAWEEDQAAR
- the infC gene encoding translation initiation factor IF-3, yielding MINHDIRAREVRLIGADGEQIGIKPLREALQMAMDQNLDLVAVAPQAKPPVCRIMDYGKFRYESQKREKEARKNQRVVKVKEVNFSANIEEHDFQTKMRNVLKFLREGDKVKCSVRFRGREITHADLGKKVLERAAQMASELGVVERHPKLEGRSMIMILAPKETK
- a CDS encoding tRNA (mnm(5)s(2)U34)-methyltransferase, with the protein product MGFTSVLGYAHQLVRERVQPGDRVIDATIGNGHDTVFLAELVGTRGAVYGFDIQEAAVAGTIAAFERRQAARDHVSLILDSHANMAAHIPASEHGKIAAVMFNLGFLPGGDPSVITETASTLAALRQALSLLRPRGIITAVLYPGHPGGDVETKHVETWAAGLSPAEVQVLLYRFANKPQAPYLVALEKRNHPHDSSS
- the ilvN gene encoding acetolactate synthase small subunit, coding for MRRHVISVLVNDQPGVLQRVAGLFGRRGFNIESITVGSSEEPGLSRMIIVTRGDEKTMEQVSKQLYKLIDVAKVVDLSASPMVARELALIKVGAEPAERPEILGVVDTFRASVVDVGPNTLIVQVVGDSDKIDAMVELLKPYGIKELTRTGVTAMTRGMIRKQQP
- the ilvB gene encoding biosynthetic-type acetolactate synthase large subunit, with product MSIQNVIASSESKDELRQRLLKPDEITGSEILLRTLLLEGVECVFGYPGGAVLYIYDAMYGNPDFKHLLTRHEQGAIHAADGYARSTGKVGVCIATSGPGATNLVTGIATAYMDSVPLVCITGNVATSLIGSDAFQEADIIGITMPITKHSYLVRDVKDLARTIREAFHIASTGRKGPVLIDIPKDVSNQVTRFEYPETISLPTYKPTLYPNKLQVDKLLAAIEEAKQPVILAGGGVVYADASAELIEFAEKTRIPVTTTLLGLGGFPSGHELWMGMPGMHGTKTANYALQNADLLISIGARFDDRVTMKLEGFAPRAKIAHIDIDPAEIGKNVPVDIPVVSDVKEALKEANTKARPAQSEEWIKQIQEMKEQYPLRYKDSDDELKPQWVIEMISETTNGEAFITTDVGQHQMWVAQYYKFKNPRSLITSGGLGTMGFGFPSAIGVQMAHPDKLVISINGDGGMQMCAQELAVCAINNIPVKIVVINNQVLGMVRQWQELIYDSRYSHIDLSGSPDFVKLAEAYGVKGLRATTKEEARAAWQEALNHPGPVLIDFVVSKMENVYPMVQQGCTLDEMIMGDSE
- a CDS encoding ABC transporter permease, encoding MNKVMNQYLILLRKELLEAARSYKLLWMPLVFLALGISDPLVNYYMDEILASVGNLPEGFELVMPELAPADLLRASTGQFQLIGLAVLTAVTAGAVSRERQNGTAVMIYTRPLQFAAYFLSKYTAVLLIGALCALLGYGGSIYYTSILYGEIPLLDALYMLGGYLLWLSFVLAFALCMSAAFSTGAATAISLIVIVAGGLIDAAIGSFWIYSPYKLGEYSVDFVALGAAHEHFAVTACITLLLALLCILLGITASRTNRKKVKV
- a CDS encoding TIGR01212 family radical SAM protein (This family includes YhcC from E. coli K-12, an uncharacterized radical SAM protein.); translation: MQMIQDKPRTWGDKRFHTWNYEMREQFGEKVFKVMLDAGFTCPNRDGTIAIGGCTFCSARGSGDFAGRRKDDLVTQFNTIRDRQHKKWPKAKYIGYFQAYTNTYAPVEVLREYYEVILQQPGVVGLSIATRPDCLPDDVVEYLAELNERTYLWVELGLQTIHERTSQLINRAHDTDCYYEAVEKLRKHNIRICSHIIYGLPLETHEMMMETCRAVANMDVQGIKIHLLHLMRKTPMVKQYEAGLVRFLEMDEYIKLVVDSLEILPPDMIVHRLTGDAPRDLLIGPMWSLRKWEVLNAIDRELERRNSWQGKFWRGDQ
- the ilvC gene encoding ketol-acid reductoisomerase, translating into MAAKIFYEQDADLSVLQGKTIAVIGYGSQGHAQAQNLRDSGLKVIIGLRQGRSWEKAKNDGFEVYTVAEAAKQADVIQILMPDETQAKVYNEEIKPNMKQGAALMFSHGFNIHYGQIVPPADTDVLLVAPKSPGHLVRRTYVEGFGVPGLIAVHQDATGNAQAIGLAYAKGIGCTRAGVIETTFKEETETDLFGEQAVLCGGVSALIKAGFETLVEAGYAPEMAYFECLHEMKLIVDLIYEGGLAAMRDSISNTAEYGDYVTGPRIITDETKQEMKRVLEDIQSGRFARDFILENQSNQAFMTATRRREAEHEIERVGRQLREMMQWIQK
- a CDS encoding phosphatase PAP2 family protein produces the protein MSRVVLWLHQKELRLFFYINHKLQHSILQYILNILTHLGGAVFTIAATLSIALFTEGNLSKTGWQAFAALALSHVPVALIKRIYPRLRPYLVLPHTNIGKQLLKDHSFPSGHTTAAFASMTPFVLAYPPAGFILIPMAFIVAFSRIYLGLHYPSDCAAGMIIGTSAGYLCAAFM
- a CDS encoding MGDG synthase family glycosyltransferase — encoded protein: MRKRRVLLLSEGFGTGHTRAAHAISKGISTLSPDIITKVLELGAFLHPTIAPMIFKAYRKTVINRPKLYSLLYRSQYNKSLNRVAQLALHRIFYAQTANVIEQLRPDVVISTHPFPSTVISRLKRIGLKIPLCTVITDYDAHGTWMSSGTNLYLVSTADVRDKLIAKGVAKQKIEVTGIPVHPDFWYKHNRKELLVELNLRDLPTVLVMGGGWGIMSSVEMLEYMVKWREQVQFILCLGDNEKAREELLENPVFRHPNIHVLGYTNQVHKLMDVADLLVTKPGGMTSTEAMAKKLPMLFYDAIPGQEEENLQYFIKNGIAEMIDGQETIAKWLNMLVSDKEEYEHRRRIFESSVNAYRPQRCVERILQFLDDAIEADRTRANA
- the rpmI gene encoding 50S ribosomal protein L35; the encoded protein is MPKMKTHRGAAKRFSKTGTGKVRRNRAYRRHLLEAKTPSRKRKLRGSVIMSKGDAKRIAQLITYVK